The genomic stretch ATGAGTTGCCGACGACAGATTAACTATCTTCGAGGTTTGGCTCAGGGTAAATTATTTTTTAAAAATTTTAAAAATTATAGTCAAAATTAAAGATAAAATAATACTTAAAAGAATCGAGGTAGCAACGGGAAAATAAAAACTGAAGTTTTGTTTTTGGATGAAAATATCACCAGGTAATCTGCCGAAAAAGTGAGTCTTTTCGCCAAATAAAATTATCAAGCCAAAAATAATAAGAAAAAAGCCAAGAAAAATTAAAATTTTACCAAAGTATTCCATATACATCTTACAATCAATAAAATTTTTTCAATTTTTTTTGGTATATGCCTGAAAAATTGAAAATTTTCTTAAGGGGTTATAGATTAAG from Patescibacteria group bacterium encodes the following:
- a CDS encoding DUF2905 domain-containing protein, whose translation is MEYFGKILIFLGFFLIIFGLIILFGEKTHFFGRLPGDIFIQKQNFSFYFPVATSILLSIILSLILTIIFKIFKK